Within the Candidatus Glassbacteria bacterium genome, the region CCGGCAACGCCCTGTCAGATAAAGTGATCCTGAACAGCCTGGATACTCCGCAGGCCTCGGCATTCGACCTGAAAATTATCTACAGCGATTTCTCCAATACAGGCAGATTGTTTATCGGCGGTACAGTCGAATTCACAGGTATATGGGGCAAAGTCAACGGTGTATCCGTTCCGACCAATCTAAAGCTGAACAACGGAACAGCTTTTGCCGGCGATTACGCGGGCACGATAGAATTCGACAACATGAGGCTGGCTATCGACGAGACCGGCAACCTGATCGATCTGATCGAATGGATGAAACGCGGCCCCACGTTCACGCTCCCGTTCGAGGGCGGCGTGACAATCGTCTCCGGCTCCTCGCGAATCGTATTCAACCCCTATTCTGTCGATCACATGCGGAGTTCTCCTTAACAGGCATCCCGTCGTGAAAAACTGCATCCCGCCGGCTGATTATCATAAGTCCCCTAACTCCTTCAAGCACTTGCCAGTGCCCGTCCGGTATATTATATTGCCTTACCCGATGACCAATTGTTATCAAGGAATGTGACTGCCCCGCGGGCAAAAGGAGCAGGCTTTAATGAGCAGGAAAAGAATCAGTAAAAAAGAACTCAAGGAAGACGCCTTCGTCAGCGGTGCGTTCGAGGCGAGCCATTATATCCAGGAGCACACGAGTAAGATTATCGGCGGGATTATCGGCGTGCTGGTGTTGTCCGGACTGGCTTGGATGTACGTCAATTTCCGCGCCGAAACTCGCTCCGAGGCCGCTCTGACGATGTTCAAGGCCGAGGGGCTGTTTATCAGCAACCAGTTCAGCCTAGCAGCTGTTGATTTTGAAAACGTGGCCGACGACTACTCCGGTACCGAGCAGGGCCGCAAGGCCGTCTATTTTGCCGCCGACAGCTACTACAATTCCGGCGACTACGACCGCGCTCTGGAACTGTTCAACCGGTACATGGATGAAAACGGCGGTGACGATCCCCTGCTGATCAACTGCCTGGTCGGAATCGCCGCCTGCCACGAGCAGTTCGAGGAATACCCGCAGGCGCTGGAGAACTACCACCGGGCGCTGGAGTTGGCCGAGTACGATTTCCAGCGGGTCGAAATCCTCTCCAGCATCAGCCGCACCCATCGCCAGGCGGGCCAGGCCGAGCAGGCGATCGCGATGCTCGACGAGATTATCGAGTCGTTCCCCGATGACCCGCGCAACGGCGAGTTTATCGAAATCCGCGCCGAGCTCAAAGCAGGCCTCGCCGCCGGAACCGGCAGCTGAGCGTTACGAAATTCGATTCTGACAGAACAGCGGGGCAGGCCGGATGGCCTGCCCCGCTGTTTTCTTCGGATACGCTTGCGTACAACCTACTCCACGTCCAGCGCTTTCTCTTCGCCACCGGCCAGTGCGTCCGCCGCCGCGGCAAGCTGCCGCTCCACCGCTTCCGGCGCGGAACCGCCGCTGGCCTCGCGCGAGGCCAGCGACGTGTCGAAATCCAGTATTTTTCTCACGTCTTCCTCAAACAGTTCGCTCAACCGCTGATAGCTTTCCAGGGGCAGCTCGCTGAGGGCGGTGTTGCTGTCCTCGCACTCGCGCACCAGCTTGCCCACCACCTCGTGGGCCTGACGGAACGGCATGCCGCGGGCCACCAGGTAGTCGGCCAAATCGGTGGCCAGCTGGAACTCGTCCAGGCAGGCGCGCATCGTCTCGGCGCGGAACTCCATCGTGGCCACCACTCCGGCGGTGATTCTCAGCGAGTCGCGCAGGGTGTCGAACGAGTCGAACAGCGGCTCCTTGTCTTCCTGGAGGTCCTTGTTGTAGGTCGACGGCAGCCCCTTGAGTGTCGCCAGCAGACCCGTAAGCCTCCCTGTTACCCGGCCGCACTTGCCCCGCACAAGTTCCAGCGAATCGGGGTTTTTCTTCTGCGGCATCAGGCTGCTGCCGGTTGTGAACGAATCGCTAAGCGCCACGAACGAGTACCCCTGGCTGGAATAGACAATCAGGTCCTCGGCCAGGTGCGCCAGGTGCACCATCGCCAGCGACGCCGCCGAGATGAACTCGACCACGAAATCACGGTCGCTCACGGCGTCCATGCTGTTGGCGCTCACCCGGCCGAATCCCAGCTCGCGGGCCAGAAACTGCCTGTCGATACCGATCGCGTTGCCGGCCAGCGCACCCGAACCCAGCGGGAGTTCATCGGCGCGCTCGGCTGTGTCGCGGAACCGGCCCCTGTCGCGCTCGAACATCCAGAAAAACGACAACAGGTAATGAGCCGCGCTCACCACCTGTGCCTGCTGAAGGTGTGTAAAACCGGGCATCAGGGTGGACACGTGCGGACGGGCCTGTTCGAGCAGTTCGGTCATCAGCATCCGCAAATCCCGGTCGATCTCCCGGCAGGCGCATTTGACCCACAGGCGCATGTCGGTGGCCACCTGGTCGTTGCGGCTGCGGCCCGTGTGGAGCTTGCCGCCCACCGGACCGGCGATCTCGGTCAGGCGGCGCTCGACCGCCATGTGGATATCCTCGTCCTTTTCGCTCCAGCTGAACTTGCCGCTCTCGATTTCCTCGGCCACCTGGCGCAGCCCGTCGTCCAGCCGCCCGCATTCCTCGGCCGTAATCAGTCCGGCGCGTTCGAGCGCAGCGGCGTAGGCCCGGCTGCCGGCGATATCCTCGCGCCACATCCGCCGGTCGAACCCGATCGATGCATTGAACTTAACCAGCAGCGGGTCGGTCCCTTCACTGAACCTCCCGGCCCACATCTTGCCCTTTTCCTCAACCACCGTATTATCTCCCGGCTCTCGCTATTTCGCCCGCCGTCCGGTGGGCCTGGCTCCCTCGCGGTCCAGAATCGCCTCCACTGTCAGCGGCAGGCCGAAAATATTGATAAACCCTTCGGCGTCGTGCTGGTTGTAGACATCCTCCTCGCCGAAAGTAGCGTACTCCTCGCGGTAGAGCGAGTGCGGGCTCTGACGGCCGGCGGAGATGATATTTCCCTTGTACAGCTTGAACCGCACCTTGCCCGTGGCGAATTTGAGCGACTCGTTGATAAACGCATCCATCTGTTCGCGCAGCGCGGTAAACCACTGGCCGTTGTAGACCAGGCAGGCGTACTTCTGGGCG harbors:
- a CDS encoding tetratricopeptide repeat protein, which gives rise to MSRKRISKKELKEDAFVSGAFEASHYIQEHTSKIIGGIIGVLVLSGLAWMYVNFRAETRSEAALTMFKAEGLFISNQFSLAAVDFENVADDYSGTEQGRKAVYFAADSYYNSGDYDRALELFNRYMDENGGDDPLLINCLVGIAACHEQFEEYPQALENYHRALELAEYDFQRVEILSSISRTHRQAGQAEQAIAMLDEIIESFPDDPRNGEFIEIRAELKAGLAAGTGS
- the argH gene encoding argininosuccinate lyase, which encodes MWAGRFSEGTDPLLVKFNASIGFDRRMWREDIAGSRAYAAALERAGLITAEECGRLDDGLRQVAEEIESGKFSWSEKDEDIHMAVERRLTEIAGPVGGKLHTGRSRNDQVATDMRLWVKCACREIDRDLRMLMTELLEQARPHVSTLMPGFTHLQQAQVVSAAHYLLSFFWMFERDRGRFRDTAERADELPLGSGALAGNAIGIDRQFLARELGFGRVSANSMDAVSDRDFVVEFISAASLAMVHLAHLAEDLIVYSSQGYSFVALSDSFTTGSSLMPQKKNPDSLELVRGKCGRVTGRLTGLLATLKGLPSTYNKDLQEDKEPLFDSFDTLRDSLRITAGVVATMEFRAETMRACLDEFQLATDLADYLVARGMPFRQAHEVVGKLVRECEDSNTALSELPLESYQRLSELFEEDVRKILDFDTSLASREASGGSAPEAVERQLAAAADALAGGEEKALDVE